The nucleotide sequence TCGTGGATGTAGATTTCGAGAGGAGACCCCGCGTGGATCACTGCGGTCGAACCGCTCGCTCCTCCGGCCGCGAACTGCCCCTCGAGAACGAAGAGATAGACGTCTCGGTGCGGATCTCCGTCGATGGTCCGATCGGTCGCCGCGGCCACCGTGATCGCTTCTTCCGGCGACACGGCCATATCGACCCGATCCGGCACGAATAGTGTGATATTCTTTCCATCCGCAGTCTCGGTGTACGTGCTGTATACGCCGAGTATCACCTCTCCGGCCACGTACCTGACCTCATCAGATACCCGGACGCTCGTGTCCAAGTGGAAGCCGACGGGTTGGTTATACACGGCGTCGACGTGGCCGTCCTCGGGTGGATCCCCGCGTTGAATTGAGCCATATATCCGCGGCGTATCGACGCGGTGCATACCGCCGTTTGTGTCGTTAGGAAGCGTGTGTTCGACTGTGATCGAGGGCGCTGTCGTCTCCGTGTCCCACGATAACTGTTGGCTGTTCTCGAACCCTGTCGTCGCGACCACGGAATACCCGTCGTCCGGTGAGACACTCTCGACATCGAACAGCGTGGTGTCGTCCGGGAGATCGAACGTATACGTGAACTGCACTCCGTCGGTCCCGTTGAGACGTTCGATTTCGATTGTGGTGGGGACCACTCTCTCCTCGGCGACCGCGGCAGATACCTGTGGCTGTCTTGACTCGATCTCGCTGCCAGTTACAGCCTCAAAGCCGCCAGTGTTGGATCCGGTCGCGGTGTCGGCAAAGGCGGCGGTGGCTGGTCCGGATGCGCCAGCGACGACGGGAGACAGCGTCATCGTCGCGAGTGCGAGACAGATTCCGACGACAACCACGCTGGATCGATACGATCGACTCATACGGATGAGTAATCAGTTGAGGAGTCGTCCAGTATCGACGTGACGATCATATTCTCAGTGTTTTCGCTCAAGCTTCGTCTCCAGTACCTCTTCGTCTTCGGTTCTTCAAAATAAATTATTGGGTCCCCGTCACGTCTGCAACTGACTGCATCTCTGATCGCACGACAGCGTTCGATCGAGTGAGAATGTGTGCAAACGCGACGGTTCTTGCCCAGATACTTCTCAGACTCTGCGCGGTGCGACAGAGTCGTCCCCCTAGTTATACCCTCGCCACCGATGCCCGCACTCGGTACACTTGAAAAAGCGCGTCGGCGGCTCGTCGGCGGAGCCGGTCTGTTTGATCGTGTACCACGCTTTCTGCGCACCACACTCGTCGCAAACGACGTCGGTCGCGGTCGGCTTGCCCTCGAAGTTGGCGTCTTCGGTCGTCTCGATGACGTCGTCGTCGCTCTGCTCCTCCGTGGAGACGAACTGCGCGGCCAACTCCTCGTCCTGTTCGGCCTCTCCGCCGCAGTCGTCGTTCGTGCAGACCATCGTCCCGTCGCGAGAGACCATCATCGAACCGCAGTCGTCGCAGAACTGCATTTCCCTCCCCTTCTCGACGCGGACACAAGTGTCTCTCGGGTGTCGGTCGCCGACGCTGTAGGCGGCTCCAACCGCCTCACTCCTCGACAATCGGACAGTTCCGCACGCGGAAGCGCTCGCTGTCGACGACCTCGACGATCTCGGTCCCGTCGTGGGTGCACGAGAACTCGGGCGGGTCGGCGAAGTGTGGGCACTTCTGGCAGTACGTCTCCTTCTCGACGACGTGCTCGGGAGCCTCCGCGCCGTCGAGCGACGTCGCCGTCTCGTCCGCCAACGGGCCGAGCCCGGGCGGTCGCCCGTCGCCTTCGGCATCGACGGACTCCCAGAGTGCCTCTCCGCCGATCTCGGGAACCGACATCTCCTCGAACGGATCTTCAGCCGTCGCCTCCTCGGATCGCTTCGCGCGGCGGCGCTCGGAGAGCCGTCCGGCCAGTTCCGAGAGGGGGGCGTCGTTGTCGGGGGTCGAACCGTCTGTGTCGATCCGCTCGTCGCCGTCGGTCATCGATCCGTCACCTCGTTGTCGGAGTGGGGGGAGTCGTCGGTATCTGCCTCAGGCCCCGATTCGATCGCCGGCGGTGTCCCGACGTTCAGTCTGTTCGTTCCGAAGAAGAACCGCTTCGGCTCGATCCCGTCGAACGGCGCGCCGCAGTGGGGACACGTCGGTTCGGTGAGCAGCGCGAGTTGGACCGCGTCGCCACAGCTTCCGCACGACGCCGCCGTGACCCCGTGACGGTTCGCCTCCCGCTGGAGCTCTGCGACCGCCTCGCGTCTCTCCAGTCGACGTTCGAGAGCGTCGATTCGCGAGCGTGCGTCGACGACTGCGGCCCCGAGTCGATCGAGCTTCGAGTCGTGCTCCTCTGTGGTATCCGCGAGGCCCTCCAGAATCGACTCGTAGTTTTCGAGCCCCGCGTTCATTTGACGTTCGATCTCCGGGTGATCGTGCTCTTCGGACGCCTTGGCGTCCGTTTCGCGCTTGAGCTGAATGACGCGCTGACGGACGTCGGAAATCTTCTCGTCGAGGTCGTTCTCGACGGCGGCGATGCGGTCGACGGCGTCGCGCAGTTCAGTTTCCAGTTCGTCGATGGCGTCGGCCTCGGCTGGCTCGTCGCTCTCCTCGAATGCGCGGTGAGCGTCGACTAAGCGACGAAGGAACTCCTCGCGCGCGATCCCTTCTGCCGCCGCTCGGTCGGCCACCCACTGATCGAGCTCGTCCGGGAGGTCGTCGACGGGCTCGGTTTCCATCTACGCGTTGTTGGTTGTGGGATACTTAAATTACTGCCGGGCAGCCGGGAGCACCTCCGGCGGACGTTTATAACCGATGACGCGGCCAGACGGGGCGTGCGTTACCGACAGGCCCGCGTCGGGAGGCGGTTGTCCGGCACGTCGACGCGGTAGCACGGCGGGAATCGGACCCGTCGTGCAGCGGGTGCCGGCTGTTCGCCTTCGCGTTGCTCACAGCGCAACGTCGGATCGAGGCGGTGTCTGCTACTCTAGGTACTCCTCTTCGCGCTCGGTGTCGTCGCGGCCGCCGTCGTCGGAGCGGCGGTTCACGTCGACTTGGTAGTGCTTGAGGATGTCGCGCCCGAGGAGTAGCGGGTAGTCCATATGCGAGCGGTCCTCGACGCTCGCGGTGACGGTGTGCTGGGTGCCGCCGATCCCGATCACGAGGTCGACGACGGGGCGCGCCTTTCCGGTCTTCAGAGAACCGGACTTGACGCGCGTCATACTCTTGATGGGTCCGGCACCGATCTCGGCGGCCAGCGACGTGTCGATACTGGTTCTGGTCGCGCCCGTGTCGGACTTCGCTTTCGCCTGCGTCGAGCCGCTGGTCCCGGAGACGACGACTTCCTCGATGTAGCCGATCGTCGGGCGGTCGCCGATGGGGCCCCTGTCGATGCGCGGCATTCCCGCCGGACGAGAGTCATCGAGCGTCGCGGATAACTCCTCGACGCGCGTGTCGTCGACCGCGCCGCCGACCTGCTCGATCGCGAGCTTGGCGATGTACGGCGCAGGGCTCCGGCCGGTCGCCTTGTGCAGGCCTTTGAAGCCCGCGGTCGGGTTGACTTCGAGGACGAACCAGCCCTCCTCTCCCTCGATGAGGTCGACGCCGACGTAGTCGAGTTCCATCACCTCGGCGGCGTACAGCGCGGTCTCTCTGGCTTCCGTCGGCATATCGTCGGTCGCGTCGACGACGTCGCCGCCGAGCGCGACGTTCGTCCGCCACTCACCTTCCGGCGCGTATCGGTACATCGCGCCGACGATCTCGCCGTCGACGACGTAGACGCGCAGGTCGCGGTGTTTCTCCTCGTCGCGGTCGATGAGGTCCTGCAGGAACGCCTGTCGGTTCCCGACCTTGGGGTTCACGGGTTCGGTGAGGTCGACCTTCCACGTACCCCCGCCGTGCGTGCCGATCGCGGACTTGTAGACGCCGACCTCGCCGAATCGGTCTCGACCTTGGTTCAGCCGGTCGTTCGACAGCGCCAGCAGTGCGTCCGGGACCCTGATGTTCCAGTTCGCCAGCGTTGCCGCCGTCGCGAACTTGTGGATCGCCGTGAGCACCGACGCCGGTTCGTTCAGCATCGGACGGATCCGCTCGAACGTCGTCGCCAACCCGAGCAACTCGGCGGGCTCTTCGGTGTTCGAGAGCAGTAGTCGGTTGGCGATGATGTCTACCTCCGGTTCGACTCTCACGTCGCCGTCTTCGACGCTGATAGCGGTGTTCTCGCGTCGCAACCACACGCCCTCGTGGCCGAGGTCGTCGACAGCGTTGAGGATCGCCTTCGTCTCTTTGCTGTTGTGAAGTGAGAGGACGCCAACGCGCACCGGATCGCCGTCAGTAGACATACTACATCGTATTCGAGCAGAGAATAAAAGCGGTGCCGATTGACGGGCATTTCGGCCGATGTGAGCGTGTCTCATCCGAATACGGCCCCCGATCTCTCCGGGTGCGAGCGTTTATCCCGTCGGGTGTCCGAACTCGCCTATGACCACGGACGAGACCTTCACGTACAACGGCGGGAAGGTCGACCCCGGAGAGCGGCAGAACCTCCGATACGGGATCAGCGAGACGTATCTCGGCGATCCCGTCCGCATCCCGGTGACGATCATAAACGGTGAACGACCCGGGCCGACGGTGTTTCTGTCGGCCGCGGCGCACGGCGACGAACTCAACGGTATCGAAGTCGTTCGCGAGGTCGCCCACGAGTGGGATCTCACGGATCTCGCCGGGACACTCGTCTGCCTCCCGGTGTTGAACGTCCCCGGGTTCTTGGCCCAACAGCGCTACCTCCCCATCTACGATCGCGACCTGAACCGCTCCTTTCCGGGGCGCGAAGACTCGACGAGCGCGAAGCGAATGGCTGCGCGGATCTTCGACAACTTCGTTGCACCCTGTGACTTCGGTATCGACTTCCACACCTCGACGCGCGGGCGGACGAATATGCTCCACGTGCGCGCCGATATGTCCGACGACGACGTCGCCCGCTTATCGAGGGCGTACGGTTCGAACGTGATCATCGACACCGAGGGCAGTGACGGAGTCCTCCGGACGGAGGCGACTCGAGTGGGAATTCCGACCGTTACCGTCGAGATGGGCGAGGCCCACCGATTCCAGCGGGGGCTCATCGACGACGCGCTCGCGGGCGTCCGAAGCGTCTTCGCCGAGTACGAGCTCCTCGAAACCCAAGCCGTCCGCTGGCCCGGCTGGCGCACCGTCATTGACGGTGCCAACGAGAAGACGTGGATCCGCGCCGACGCCGGCGGTATCGTCGATATGCACCACGAGCGAGGATCGCTCGTCCGAGAGGGCGAGCGCATCTGCACGCTCACGAACCCGTTCAAAGACGACAACGTTGCGGTCGAAGCTCCTTTCACCGGGTTGCTCGTCGGCATCCTGGAGAACCCCGTCGTCTATCCCGGAAACCCTCTCTGTCACCTCGTCGAACTCGAATCCGAGGTCCGCCGGGTCGTCGAGCGCGAGCAGGCGAACCGCGGCGCGGAGACGGACGGCGCGCTCGATGTCGAGCCGTAGTGACTGATCGCGGATCGGCTTCGGTCTGATACCGACGCTGTCGCCGTGTTTTTTCGGCATCGATTCCGAGCCGCACACGTAAGTTCTATAGTGGGTCCGGCCCGACACTCACGAGAGTATGAGTCAGTCTTACAATCGGGGCCTCATCGAGGACTTCGGCCGTTGGCGGGAGTTCTCAGCGGGGATGTGGGCTTGGGTGTTCCACAAGTTCACGGGGTGGGTACTCGTGGGATATCTGTTCACCCACATCGCCGTCCTCTCGACGGCGCTTCAGAGCCCGGGCGCGTACACGACGACGATCCAGTCGTTGGAGAGTCTGTTGGTCGTGCGCATCCTCGAAGTCGGGCTGTTGTCGGTGGCCGTCTTCCACATTCTCAACGGGCTTCGGCTGCTGTTCGTCGATCTCGGCGTCGGACTCGAATCGCAGGACAAGAGCTTCTATGCGTCGCTCGTTCTGACGGGCGCGATCGCCGTCGCGAGCGTGCCGACGTTCCTCGCGGGGGTGTTCGGCTGATGGCCGAGCGCTACTCCTCCTTCGAGGCCGGCGGCCGCTTGTGGCTCTGGCAGCGCATCACGGCCGCGTTCTTGGTGGTCGTGCTCGCGTTTCACTTCTTCCTGCTACACTTCGTGAACCACGCCGACGAGGTCACGTTCGCGATGTCGCAGGCGCGGATGCAGGAGCTGACGTACTTCTCGCTCATGATCTTGTTCCTGCTCGCCGCGACGTTCCACGGCGTCAACGGTGTCTACAACGCCCTCGTCAACCAAGGCCTCACGGGAACCCGAAAGACCGCCGTGAAGCTAATTCTCTCGGCTGCCAGCCTCGTCGTGATCGTCCAGGGCGTTCGAACCGCATTCGCGTGGGCCGGAGGCGTCCCACTCTAATCGACTCCACAGATGAGCACACAAGTATCTGACCAGACCGACGACGAATCGTCCGCCAGCGAGGCAGAAACGGCACCCGCCGCCCAACAGCGCCGGATGGAGAAGAAACGCCAGCGCGCCGCGGAGGCGGCCGAAAAACGGCAGGCCGACGAAGCGGAGGCGGCCCTCGCCGACGAGGAGACGTACCACCTGAAGGTGTTCCGGTACGACCCCGAGATCGAGGGGAAAAAAGAGCCGCGCTTCGACGACTTCCACGTCCCCTACCACAAGGGGATGACCGTCCTCGACGCGCTGATGTACGCCCGCGACACCTACGATTCGAGTCTCACGTTCCGGCACTCCTGTCGGCAGGCGATCTGCGGGTCGGACGCGATGTTCGTCAACGGGTCACAGCGGCTCTGCTGTAAGACGCAGCTTTCAGACCTCGAAGAGCCGGTTCGCGTCGAGCCGCTCCCACACGCGGAGGTCGTCAAGGACCTCGTCGTGGACTTGGAACACTTCTACGATCAGATGGAGGCCGTCGAGCCGTACTTCCAGACGAACGACCTGCCGGAGGGAGAACTCGAAGAGCAACGGCAGTCCAGAGAGAACCGCGAGAAAGTGAAGATGTCGACGCGCTGTATCTGGTGCGGCGCGTGTATGTCCTCGTGTAACATCGCCGCCGGCGACAACGAGTATCTCGGCCCCGCCGCCATCAACAAGGCGTACCGCTTTACGATGGACGAGCGCGAGGGCGAGGATATGAAACAGCAACGCCTCGAGATCCTCGAACAGGAACACGGCGTCTGGCGGTGTCAGACGCAGTTCTCCTGTACGACCGTCTGTCCGAAGGACATCCCGCTGACCGAGCACATCCAGGAACTGAAGCGCGAGGCGGTCAAAAGCAACCTGAAATTCTGGTGATATAATGTACGAACACGACGTTATCGTGGTGGGTGCGGGAGGCGCTGGCCTCCGCGCGGCCATCGCGGCGCAGGAAGAGGGAGCGGACGTGGCGATCGTCTCGAAGCTGCATCCGGTGCGAAGCCACACCGGCGCGGCCGAGGGCGGCATCAACGCCGCGCTCCGCGAGGGCGACTCGTGGGAGGATCACGCCTACGACACGATGAAGGGGTCGGACTACCTCGGCGACGCCCCCGCTATCGAGACGCTCGCGAAGACGAGCCCCGAGGAGGTCATCCAGCTCGAACACTGGGGGATGGCGTTCTCCAGAGAGGAGGACGGCCGCGTCAGCCAGCGGCCGTTCGGCGGGCTCTCGTTCCCGCGGACGACTTATGCCGGCGCTGAGACGGGCCACCAGCTCCTGCACACGATGTAC is from Halobellus sp. LT62 and encodes:
- a CDS encoding transcription factor S, giving the protein MQFCDDCGSMMVSRDGTMVCTNDDCGGEAEQDEELAAQFVSTEEQSDDDVIETTEDANFEGKPTATDVVCDECGAQKAWYTIKQTGSADEPPTRFFKCTECGHRWRGYN
- a CDS encoding CopG family transcriptional regulator; this translates as METEPVDDLPDELDQWVADRAAAEGIAREEFLRRLVDAHRAFEESDEPAEADAIDELETELRDAVDRIAAVENDLDEKISDVRQRVIQLKRETDAKASEEHDHPEIERQMNAGLENYESILEGLADTTEEHDSKLDRLGAAVVDARSRIDALERRLERREAVAELQREANRHGVTAASCGSCGDAVQLALLTEPTCPHCGAPFDGIEPKRFFFGTNRLNVGTPPAIESGPEADTDDSPHSDNEVTDR
- a CDS encoding RimK/LysX family protein; amino-acid sequence: MSTDGDPVRVGVLSLHNSKETKAILNAVDDLGHEGVWLRRENTAISVEDGDVRVEPEVDIIANRLLLSNTEEPAELLGLATTFERIRPMLNEPASVLTAIHKFATAATLANWNIRVPDALLALSNDRLNQGRDRFGEVGVYKSAIGTHGGGTWKVDLTEPVNPKVGNRQAFLQDLIDRDEEKHRDLRVYVVDGEIVGAMYRYAPEGEWRTNVALGGDVVDATDDMPTEARETALYAAEVMELDYVGVDLIEGEEGWFVLEVNPTAGFKGLHKATGRSPAPYIAKLAIEQVGGAVDDTRVEELSATLDDSRPAGMPRIDRGPIGDRPTIGYIEEVVVSGTSGSTQAKAKSDTGATRTSIDTSLAAEIGAGPIKSMTRVKSGSLKTGKARPVVDLVIGIGGTQHTVTASVEDRSHMDYPLLLGRDILKHYQVDVNRRSDDGGRDDTEREEEYLE
- a CDS encoding succinylglutamate desuccinylase/aspartoacylase family protein, with amino-acid sequence MTTDETFTYNGGKVDPGERQNLRYGISETYLGDPVRIPVTIINGERPGPTVFLSAAAHGDELNGIEVVREVAHEWDLTDLAGTLVCLPVLNVPGFLAQQRYLPIYDRDLNRSFPGREDSTSAKRMAARIFDNFVAPCDFGIDFHTSTRGRTNMLHVRADMSDDDVARLSRAYGSNVIIDTEGSDGVLRTEATRVGIPTVTVEMGEAHRFQRGLIDDALAGVRSVFAEYELLETQAVRWPGWRTVIDGANEKTWIRADAGGIVDMHHERGSLVREGERICTLTNPFKDDNVAVEAPFTGLLVGILENPVVYPGNPLCHLVELESEVRRVVEREQANRGAETDGALDVEP
- the sdhC gene encoding succinate dehydrogenase, cytochrome b556 subunit, yielding MSQSYNRGLIEDFGRWREFSAGMWAWVFHKFTGWVLVGYLFTHIAVLSTALQSPGAYTTTIQSLESLLVVRILEVGLLSVAVFHILNGLRLLFVDLGVGLESQDKSFYASLVLTGAIAVASVPTFLAGVFG
- a CDS encoding succinate dehydrogenase; protein product: MAERYSSFEAGGRLWLWQRITAAFLVVVLAFHFFLLHFVNHADEVTFAMSQARMQELTYFSLMILFLLAATFHGVNGVYNALVNQGLTGTRKTAVKLILSAASLVVIVQGVRTAFAWAGGVPL
- a CDS encoding succinate dehydrogenase/fumarate reductase iron-sulfur subunit, whose product is MSTQVSDQTDDESSASEAETAPAAQQRRMEKKRQRAAEAAEKRQADEAEAALADEETYHLKVFRYDPEIEGKKEPRFDDFHVPYHKGMTVLDALMYARDTYDSSLTFRHSCRQAICGSDAMFVNGSQRLCCKTQLSDLEEPVRVEPLPHAEVVKDLVVDLEHFYDQMEAVEPYFQTNDLPEGELEEQRQSRENREKVKMSTRCIWCGACMSSCNIAAGDNEYLGPAAINKAYRFTMDEREGEDMKQQRLEILEQEHGVWRCQTQFSCTTVCPKDIPLTEHIQELKREAVKSNLKFW